Part of the Pseudomonas abietaniphila genome is shown below.
CTGGAAATGGGCAAGCTGATTGGCGAAAGCCGTGGCGAGCTGCAAGTTGTGGCACAGATCGCACGTTTCTATGCCGACAACGCAGAGCGCTTCCTGGCCCCGGTGAGCGTCCAGACCGACCAAGGCGATGCGTGGATCGAACATCAGCCTATCGGCGTCCTGGTTGCCGTCGAACCCTGGAACTTCCCGTTCTATCAATTGATGCGTGTACTGGCCCCTAACATGGCCGCAGGCAACCCGATCGTTGCCAAACACGCGAGTATTGTTCCGCATTGCGCCAGTGTGTTCGAAGCACTGGTGACTGAAGCGGGCGCACCGAAAGGCGCCTGGACCAACCTGTTTGTCACGGCTGACCAGATCGGCACGCTGATCGCTGATCCACGGGTTCAGGGTGCGGCCATGACCGGTTCGGAAGGCGCAGGGAGTGTGATTGCCGCCCAAGCGGGCAAATACCTGAAGAAGTCCACCCTCGAAATGGGAGGCAACGACGTGTTCGTGGTGCTGGAAGACAGCGACCTGGACAAAGCGGTCGAGGTCGGTACGTTCTCGCGTCTTCACGTTGCCGGTCAGGAGTGCATCGGTGCCAAGCGCTTCGTCGTCCGCGAAGAAGTGGCTGACGCGTTCCTGAGCAAACTCACCGCTGCCTTCAAGGCCGTGAAGATCGGTGACCCGCTGGACGAAACCACCACCCTCGGCCCACTGTCGTCGGCTGGCGCCCGTGATGGTCTGATCAAACAGGTCAAGGCCGCTGTCAGCAGCGGCGCAACCCTGCACTACGGTGCCGGTGTGGTGGATCTGCCAGGTCACTTTTTCGAGCCTGCGATCCTGACAAATGTCACCCGCGACAACCCGGCGTATTTTGAAGAGTTCTTCGGTCCAGTCGCTCAGGTCTACGTCGTCAAGACCGACGACGAGATCGTCGAATTGGCCAACGACTCCAACTACGGCCTGTCGGGCGTGGTCTTCTCTAAGAACATCGAACGCGCCAAGTCGCTAGCTTCGCGCATCGAGACCGGCGCCGTCTGGATCAACACCTTCTCAAGCACTGCACCTGAGCTGCCTTTTGGTGGTGTTAAACGCTCCGGTTATGGCCGCGAGCTGTCCGAGTTGGGCATCAAAGAGTTCGTCAACCAGAAACTGGTGCTTGTCGCCAAGGCTTGATTCTCTTGAGTACTCCCGAGGCGTGTGGATCTACGCCCCGCTGGATGATTACCTTACGCCGGCACTCCCTGATCAAGGGTGCTGGCGTCATCTTTTTCATCGCATCAAACCTGAGAACGGACATGACCGCTATCGCAGTGTTGGGATTGGGAGCCATGGGATCGCGCATGGCCGCGAATCTGCTCAAGGCAGGACACGCCGTTACGGTCTGGAACCGCAGCCCTGACGCCGCCGACGCACTCGTCGCCACAGGGGCCACTTTGGCGGCGACGCCACGGGAAGCTGCGCAGGGCGCTTCGATCGTTCTGAGCATGGTTCGCGACGACATCGCGTCGAACGGCGTCTGGCTCGATCCGGAGCATGGAGCGTTCGGTGGTATGTTGTCTGACAGCCTTGCCATCGAGTGCTCGACGCTCTCGCCGCGCTGGATCAAAGCTTTGGGCGAAGCCGCGAACGAAGCGGGCATCCGCCTCATCGATGCGCCGGTCTCCGGTTCGCGTCCGCAGGCGGAGGCCGCGCAGTTGGTGTTCCTGGTCGGCGGGGATGAGGCAGATGTGGCGTTTGCCCGAGGCGTGCTCAGCAACATGGGATCGTCGATTCAGCATGTCGGTCCGTTGGGGGCTGGTACGCTGGTCAAGTTGACGACCAACGCCATGCTCGGCGTTCAGGTCACTGCGTTGGCCGAGCTGTTCGGCATTCTGGCCAAGAGTGGCGTGAGCCTTAAGGTTGCGTTTGATGCCGTGGGGGCCACGGCGGTTTCCAGCGTCGCCGCTCAGCGCAGTGTGGACTTGATGGTCGCGGGCACATTCGAGCCGCAGTTTCCGGTGGCGCTAATCGAGAAAGACTTACGTTATCTGGTGAACGTGGCGGGGAGTCCGGCCGCTGCGCCGACTATCGACGCCGCCCGTAAAGTCTTCGGCACCGGCATCGATCAGGGCTTTGGCGAGCAAAACATGACCAGTGTGGTTCAGGTGTTCGCAGCCGACTTTCCCTTCGGGCAGTAAAGCGATCGACATCCGGTTAAGCGCCATATGTTTCGACCGTACAAGACGGCCGCTGTCAGCCCGCTTGCTTGTCGAGATTGGT
Proteins encoded:
- a CDS encoding NAD-dependent succinate-semialdehyde dehydrogenase codes for the protein MAYQTINPTTNQLVKTWPNHTDAQVEDALASAHRLYKSEWSKGSIQPRLAVLRKLADLIDARNEELARIITLEMGKLIGESRGELQVVAQIARFYADNAERFLAPVSVQTDQGDAWIEHQPIGVLVAVEPWNFPFYQLMRVLAPNMAAGNPIVAKHASIVPHCASVFEALVTEAGAPKGAWTNLFVTADQIGTLIADPRVQGAAMTGSEGAGSVIAAQAGKYLKKSTLEMGGNDVFVVLEDSDLDKAVEVGTFSRLHVAGQECIGAKRFVVREEVADAFLSKLTAAFKAVKIGDPLDETTTLGPLSSAGARDGLIKQVKAAVSSGATLHYGAGVVDLPGHFFEPAILTNVTRDNPAYFEEFFGPVAQVYVVKTDDEIVELANDSNYGLSGVVFSKNIERAKSLASRIETGAVWINTFSSTAPELPFGGVKRSGYGRELSELGIKEFVNQKLVLVAKA
- a CDS encoding NAD(P)-dependent oxidoreductase, with the translated sequence MTAIAVLGLGAMGSRMAANLLKAGHAVTVWNRSPDAADALVATGATLAATPREAAQGASIVLSMVRDDIASNGVWLDPEHGAFGGMLSDSLAIECSTLSPRWIKALGEAANEAGIRLIDAPVSGSRPQAEAAQLVFLVGGDEADVAFARGVLSNMGSSIQHVGPLGAGTLVKLTTNAMLGVQVTALAELFGILAKSGVSLKVAFDAVGATAVSSVAAQRSVDLMVAGTFEPQFPVALIEKDLRYLVNVAGSPAAAPTIDAARKVFGTGIDQGFGEQNMTSVVQVFAADFPFGQ